The following nucleotide sequence is from Azospirillum brasilense.
CAGCTCGTGCCGCTCGGTCACCGACAGGCTCGCGAAGCCGTGGCCGGCGCGGCGGGCCTTCTTGGCACGGCGCGACAGCAGATGGTCGGCCAGATCCTCCACCGGGTCGAACAGCCGGGCGGAATGCTCGCTGACCGGCTGGTCGCGCCAGCCGCGCGATTCGACCCAGGCGCCGAACTTCAGCAGGAAGGTGGTGTAGCGCTCGGACCGGATGGCCTCGCGCACCCCCTCATAGGCGCGGTCGCGGCGGGCGCGCGCCGCGGCGGCGAGCGCGTCGATGTCTTCCTGGAGCGGCTTGCCGTGGCCATCGGCGCGGTGGAAGGACTCCTTCACCGGCTCCAGCAGCTCGGCCAGGAAGACGTCCCAGTCGCGCGCCGGGCCGAGGCTGCCACCCAGCCACTTCACCTCGCCGACCAGCCAGGCGTAGGACCCGGCGGGGATGAAGTGCTTGAACAGGGCGAGCGCCGAGCGCAGGCGGCGCAGCGCCACGCGCATCTGATGGACGCCCTCCGCGTCCTCGCCGATCAGGGTGACGGCCTCGTTCGCCAGCATGTGGCCGATGCAGGAGCGCAGGATGCGGGCCAGCGCGCCTTCCACCGTGGTGTCGGCGTCAAGCTCCAGCTTGCCCGCCTTGACCACCTTGTCCACCGTCCCGTCGGCCAGAGCGTAGCCGCGCTCCGCCTTGGTCCGCGGGTCGAGCCGCAGCGGGGCGGCCTGGGCCAGCTCCAGCGCCAGATCGTAGAGGGCGGCGGCGGAGCCTTCCAGAAGCTCCAGCTCCACCTCCGACACGGGGATGGAGGCGCCGTCGGGGCTGCGGATCTCGCCGTTGTCGAAGGCGACCTCGATGCGGCTGGCGGTCTCGCCCTCGCCCGTCGTCACCACGCGCACGGTGCGCTGGACGAACGTGGTGAAGAGCGGCTGCAGCTCCGCCGCGCTGATGGAGCCCAGCAGGTCCAGCGCCTCCGGCGAT
It contains:
- a CDS encoding CYTH and CHAD domain-containing protein; the protein is MVVEAESNRETELKLAVRAEDMAKLRSCPTVASRAKGKAGTKTLESTYYDTADRRLAGRLVTLRVRKVGNQFLQTVKGAPERGELGRAEWEHPVAGPAPDLSAIESPEALDLLGSISAAELQPLFTTFVQRTVRVVTTGEGETASRIEVAFDNGEIRSPDGASIPVSEVELELLEGSAAALYDLALELAQAAPLRLDPRTKAERGYALADGTVDKVVKAGKLELDADTTVEGALARILRSCIGHMLANEAVTLIGEDAEGVHQMRVALRRLRSALALFKHFIPAGSYAWLVGEVKWLGGSLGPARDWDVFLAELLEPVKESFHRADGHGKPLQEDIDALAAAARARRDRAYEGVREAIRSERYTTFLLKFGAWVESRGWRDQPVSEHSARLFDPVEDLADHLLSRRAKKARRAGHGFASLSVTERHELRIALKKLRYAAEFFRSLYDDKPARRYIQDLSAFQDALGHLNDVATATRLLHELHDDGSRPEPGEPRAAGIVIGWHARGVAESEPALRDLWKEFADAKAFWSKPDREG